TCCTTTGAGATATGGGAGTGACCACAAGTCGTTTTTAAAATATGGTTTTGATGCAATATATATCGGTGAGGCTACAGAGGATACTGATTACCATAAACCTTCAGATACCCTTAAGAATATGGATGTTTCATATACCAAAGAAGTGACCCGACTTGTTTTAGCTACTGTTGCTGAGATG
Above is a genomic segment from Candidatus Thermoplasmatota archaeon containing:
- a CDS encoding M28 family peptidase, giving the protein VDMIGNRGPGIRNTEVLVTGVNTSGWWIVNYTIKVNQRYPELLNFTIIQDDPLRYGSDHKSFLKYGFDAIYIGEATEDTDYHKPSDTLKNMDVSYTKEVTRLVLATVAEMAWNVEYE